TTACCTTTTCGCAACCATCTCAGAACTTCATTATCATAGCGGATTTCAGTCTGATTCCGGTCTCCAATTATTTCTTTGCTGCGAGAAAGATACTGTTCAATCAAATCCATTTATATATTCCTAGTTTAATATTATGTCAGCCGAACGTCCAAGCTCACCTGCCGCTTTGGAGCGTAGCGGAATAGCGGTCAGGTGCAGCGCCTTGTTCGCCAGCCTCCAGTTCACACTTTGCCAATAAAGTTCTTGCCGCATCACACTCGGAGGAGAACATCAATGCAGATGCTTTATTCAGGTTCTCCATCGTTTCTTGATCACCAGTGGACTGCTTCCGGAGTTTATACAACTTCACTGGAAGCCGCAGGTCATCCGGATCGAAAGGGAAGGGCTTCTCAGACTGTAGTTTCATGCGCTTCTGGATTGCTTCCAGATAACGATATCCGAAAGTTACGGTGGGCTCGACGATCGTTCCCTCACCATAGTCGTTCCAAGTAGCGATCTGGATCACCCGAGAGTTGCTCTGCCAAGCCGCTTCGAGGGTCTCCTCGAAGGTTTTCCCGTCTCGATCGTCAAGATACCCATAACTCTCATGCAAACCAGCCTCCTGGTAAATGTCGTGGAACTTTGGAAAGACTGGCGCAATAACTGATTCGCCTTGCTTGCCTCTGGCATACAGCTTGCGCAAATATTGCCGCCAAACCGCGGGGACGATCTCCCTTCCCCCATGCACGGGAGGCCAGCCGAATGCGCCGTCCGCTCCCGCTTTCTGAGAAAGATGCGACAGAGCATAAAGCAGCGGACATTTAGCCAGGCCCGATGTCATCTGCGCCCACTGTTCTTTCCTGAAATGCTGGGGCCCAAAGACGAGTATGACGGGCTTTCCGTCGACCCTCAAATATGCCTCATCACCGAACCAGTTCTGGTGAAGCCAATCCATGACTTCCGTACCATGCGCAACGTCTTCGGATTTCTTCAGAACCCTGCCTTTTATCATATGCTTGACTGTTTGGTCCTCATAACAGACGGCAAACTTGAGTCCGGCCTTCTTGAGGTACTCGAGCAGGTGTCCGGTATTGCGGTGAATCACGGCGTAGTCGTAATAACCCTTTATGCCATACCAGTCGACGATGGCGCCGTCGATCCCCGCGAACTTCATCAGCAACACATGGCATTCCAAGGCATGAGGATCGTTGGAGTCATAGGGTCCAATCAGCGGGTAGTAGTGTGAGGCCACTTCGCGCCGGCCATTCTTTTCCACTTTGTCGGGATTGAAGTGATTCATCGTCCAGTGCCATCCCCAATGTCCGCTGACAGGCTTTGAAGCATACCATGACATGTAGTGAACCAGCACAGTCTTCGGCCCATCTTCGGCGTGCAGGTGCCCTGAAACGATTAGCGATAATGCACAGCAATACAAGACGAAGAATAGACGATGTTTCATGATCAAATCCGTGGCGAACATACACCATTGAACAGTTACTCTTATTATACTTATGATAGCAGATAATTTTATATGCGTCAAAAAAAGGTCGCTGTTCCCTTTTAAGGGAACATTGATGACGCATGGTTTACAACAGGAAGATGGAAGAAAAGAGAAATATCTTCTATAGTATGATGATAATAAAAAAGATATACACAGATATAAATGGATATACAGTAGAAATATAGTGGAAATGCGGTAGAAATACATGATATATATTGTTAAATTAAAAATTAAATACTGGAAACTGTAAATCAAGGACTAGGAATAAAAACAATTTATTTCCATGTATCTCTATATATTTCTTGTCATTGCGAGCCCGAATATAATGAGGGCGTGGTAATCTCAAATAGATTGCTTCGTCGTCCCGCTTTCAGCGGGGCTCCTCGCAATGACACAAAGTGTCAGTTTTTAATTTGTTAACTAAAGGAGGTTGATTATGAACATATATGAAGCAATAAATAAAAGAAGAAGTGTGAGAGCATACCAGGATAAACCAATACCTGAAGATATTCTAACTAAAATTTTAGAATCTGCCAGGTTAGCGCCTTCGGCTAAAAATAGACAACAATTCAAACTTATAGTTGTCAAAGACAGCCAGATGCGAAAGGAATTGGTAGAAGCAGCTAATAATCAACAATTCGTGGGTGAAGCTCCGATAGTAATCGCCGCCGTCGGACTTGCCCCTGATTACAAAATGCGCTGTGATATTCCTGCCGACCCTGTAGATGTTGCCATAGCCATAGACCATGTAACCCTTGCGGCAGTAGAAGAAGGACTGGGAACTTGCTGGATTGGTTCATTCTATCAAGACAGGGTGCGAGAAGTTTTAGGAATTCCCTCTTCTTATAAAGTCGTTGAACTTCTCACATTGGGATACCCGTCAGATTCACCAAAACCAAAATCCAGAAAATCTTTAGAAGAGCTTATCTGTTACGAAAAGTTTTGTTAAAGGAAGAAAAACAAACCTCTAACCAAAAACCGTTACTCTTTGCCCACTGTCATTCCTGTGAAAGTTTACCCGCCAATCTTTCTTGGAGGGCAAGAATGACAGGAAAAGACGGGAATGACAGAAATGCCTATTTGGGTTTCTGTTTGTTAAGAGGAAGAATTTTGGACTTCTTTTTTCTTCAGTGTCTGGTAGTAAGAATGCGCGAATCTATGCGCTTCATCGCGAACATGCGCAAGGAAACGGAAAGATTCTATGCGGGGATTTAAAATTATTGTTTTAGAAGAATAAGATAGGTGGATTTTGTTCTCGCCTATTGGTCCGTATAGACCTGCCCGCTTCGCAGCGAATGGGAATCCATTTCTAACGGGCTTAGCAATTCCTATGATGGGAATATTTTCTACGCCCAATTCATTAAATACTTGTTTGGCAATGCTAACTTGTCCTTTACCTCCATCTACGAGGACTAAATCAGGCAATTTATCCTTTTCAGTAAGTATTCGCTTATATCTTCTTTCAATTACTTCCCCCATCATCATATAATCATCCGACGTATCAATGCTTTTAATCCTAAATTTTCTCCATTCGTTTTTCTTGGGAGAACCCTTCTCAAAGACAACTACGCTTCCGACCGCATTCTTCCCCATTATATTTGAAATATCTATTCCTTCTATTCTAAACGGCGCTGACGGCAAATTTAGTCTTTTTTGCAGGTCTAAAAATAAGTCCACCTGTTTGGATTTCAGAGCAACTGTTTCCAGCAATTTATATTGCGCATTATCGTTTGCCATCTTAAGCAATCTCTTCTTATCACCCCTTTGGGGAACGGAAATCTTCACAGTTTTGCCTTTGGTTTTTTTCAGCCATTTTTCCAAAAGATTCTTTTCTTTCAGAATAACCGAAACAAATATTTCATCGGGAATAAGAGAACTCAATGAATAATATTGTTCTATGAAAGATAGAACAGCTTCTTCTATTTTAGAATCTATTACCACTATCAGATTGAATTTTTCCTGCGCCGATAATTTCCCATTTCGCACCTTAAATAAAACAATTAAAGCTTTATTTTTAGCCCGCCACTGAAACTTTGGCGGACAAGCTCTCGCATAACCTATGAAATCCTGATTTTGTCCGTCTAATTTCGAAATTGTTTGAGGGGAAAACATTTTATGGATTGATTCTATTTGGTCTCTAAATTTTGCGGATTTTTCATACTCTTTAGACGCGCTCGCCTCATTCATTCTATTTTTAAGGTAAGAAAGCAACTTTTGGGTTTCCCCCGAAAGAAACATAGAAACATTTTCAATCATTTCCATATAATCTTCTTTTGAAACCTTACCCGTGCAGGGACCTACACATCTTGCAATATGATAATTAAGACAGGGTTTGCCGTTTATTTTGGTTTTCTTACAAGTCTTAAAAAGAAAAATCCTTCGCAGTAGCAATAGGGTTTTTCTTAAAGATTTTGCATCGGTATATGGACCAAAGTATTTCCCGCCTTTATCGTTTAAATCACGCGTTATATAAACAGCGGGAAAATTTTCACTTAAAGCTATTTTTATATAAGGATAATTTTTGTCATCCTTTAATATTATGTTGTATTTAGGTTTATATTCTTTGATTAGATTGCATTCAAGTATAAGCGCTTCCACTGCAGTTTGAGTGATAATGTAATCTATTGATACTGTTTTTTTCGTTAAGACAATTTCTTTGCCGGAAAAAGTCGAATTTTGAAAATGCGACTTTACTCTCTTTCTTATATTCTCTGCTTTGCCTACATAAAGTTCATTATCATCTTTATCCTTGAAGATATATACCCCGTTTGAGATGGGAAGTGTTTTTATCTTCTTCTTAATTTCCACAACAGCGACTCCTTCAAGGACATAACTTCAGGAACCTTCAGATAATAACAAGCAATGAAGTAACCGGCTGAACTAACTATTGTTATTGATAAAACTGTAAATATTTTTCTTAACGTGTTTGAATCCATAGAATAAAAGTAATTAGTTCCCAAAAAAAGAAAAACACTCATAACACAGGAAGCAATTATTATTTTAAAAATGTACGGATAAATAGTAGAAATGTTTATCTGACCCAGATGTTTTTTTAAATAATATATCAGCAAAATAAAATTAAGAATAGAAGCTAAAGATGTAGCTAAAGCCAGCCCTCCTGCCTGCATTGATTTTATAAGAACCCAGTTAAGAATTATATTGACTCCAACCGCTACCATTCCAATATTTAGGGGAGTGCGCATATCTTTTAATGCATGAAATGTCGAAGCCGAAATCCGCGCTCCTGCAAAAGAAGCCAATCCTACTGTATAAAAAATGAGAGCAAAATATGTAGAATTAGTTGCGGCAAATGTAAACTGACCTCTTTGGAATAACATATTTATTACCGGCTTGCCAAAAACAATAAGAGCAAAGGAAGAAGGAATAATAACTAGTCCTATCAATTTTAAGGAATAAAAAAGAGTGTTTTTTACCTTCTCTATTTCTTTATCAACTGCATGAGAAGCCAAAGTTGGGAAAACCGCTTGAGCTATTGATATTCCAAAAAGAGCAAGTGGAAACTGAATTAATCTATTGCTATACCAAAGAGCCGAAATGCCTCCTGCAGGTAAAGTGGAAGCGAAAATTTTATCTATCAATAAATTTATTTGTACAATCCCAACCGCCAAAAGCGCAGGCCCCATAAGTTTAAACATTCTCCTTATTGCCGGAGAATTCCAATCAATTTTCAAAGAATACTTGAATTATCTTTTAACAAGCACAGGAAGTTGCACAACCATATGCAAAAATCCACCCGCTACGACGCCCCAGGAGAGAGGTGTAATGTAACCTGCCAATTTTTCCCTGAATATCAGCGCTACGGATATAACAGAAAGGTTAAAAAAAAGTGGAGCTAAAGAAGGAATAAAGAAATGCCCCATTGAATTAAGCATAGCCATAAATATTGCCTGCAGACAGATAAATATTACAAATGGAAGCATTATTCTTAAATTCGTTACTGCGATTTCTTGGGAAGCAGGGGAAAAACCAAAAGCTATGAATTTAATAATAAGGGGAGCTAATACTATACCCGCAAAGGTTAGAATTACAAGTAAAATAAAAGTTATATTTATGGTAGAAGAAGCCATCTTCCACGCGCTCTCTTTACCTTGTTTCTTATAACTTTCAGAAAACAAGGGTATAAATGCTGAAGAGAGTGCTCCTTCTCCAAAGAACCGTCTTGCAAAATTAGGAATTGCCAGAACTAAAAAAAAGATATCCCGTAAACTGTCTGTTAAAAAATATGCAATAAGAGAATCTCTTAATAATCCAAATGTTCTTGAGATAGATATCCCAAAAGAAACAATTCCTGCGTTTCGGCCGATGTTGTCGGAAGTATTTTTCATTGTTTTATGATTAGACAAGTTATGCTAACATATCTTATATATCTGCTCAATATATCACAAAGAGACTAGTCGGAAATACAAAAATAAAAATCTAAATATTTTGTGTAGTTGTAAATTATTATAGTCTTTAGTCAAAAGAAATTGTCTTTGACAAAGCCCCATTAGAAATAAAGCTATGACATTAAAACACTTATGGAAAAATATAGTACAAATAAGAATTGAAAATCCCCAAATTTCTAACGGGGTAAATTTATGATAAAATGCGAAACTTGGAGAAACTAAAATGCCTTCTACCCCAATAGAATGGAAAAATAATAAGGTCAAAATAATCGACCAGAGCCTGCTACCCAACAAGCTCAATTACATCTACATCGAAACCTGTGGAGAAATGTTCGATGCAATAAAAAACTTGAAAATAAGGGGTGCGCCTGCTCTAGGCATAGCTGCGGCTTTCGGGCTGTATTTGGGAATCAAAGATTTTAAAACAACAAGTTTTAAACGGTTTGAAAAGAAACTGAACGAAGTCATAAAACGCTTAAGCAATTGTCGCCCTACCGCACGCAATTTGTTCTGGGCTCTTGAAAAACTCAAAGATAAAGTCGACCAGTTGAAAAAATATCCGATAGACAGCATAAAAGGCGCTCTTTTAGAAGAAACGCTTAAGATACAAATGGAAGACAATAAAACCTGCCAGCTCATCGGAGAAAAAGGCGCCAATCTCATAAAAGACGGCGATACGATACTTACTCATTGTAATGCCGGCGGACTTGCCACATCCGGTTACGGAACAGCATTGGCAGTAATATTTAAAGCCAAAGAACAGGGCAAAAAAATAAAAGTGTATGTTGGCGAAACAAGACCTTTGCTTCAAGGAGCAAGACTCACCTGTTGGGAACTTCTTCAAGAAAAAATCGATGTTACTCTTATATGCGACAACATGGCAGGTGAAGTAATGAAAGAAGGAAAAATAAAGAAAGTTATAGTAGGAGCCGACAGAATAGCTCTAAACGGCGATGTTGCCAACAAAATAGGTACTTATTCTCTCGCTGTTTTAGCCAGTTTTCACAATATCCCCTTTTATGTCGCTGCGCCTATATCGACTTTTGACCCCAAAATAAGAAAGGGAGAAGACATACCAATTGAACAAAGAGAAGCAGGCGAAATAGAAAATTTTGCAGGCAAAAGAACCGCCCCTAAAGGTGTTAAGGTTTATAATCCGGCTTTTGATGTTGTGCCAAATTCCTTGATTACTTGCATAA
The sequence above is drawn from the bacterium genome and encodes:
- a CDS encoding glycoside hydrolase family 99-like domain-containing protein, encoding MFATDLIMKHRLFFVLYCCALSLIVSGHLHAEDGPKTVLVHYMSWYASKPVSGHWGWHWTMNHFNPDKVEKNGRREVASHYYPLIGPYDSNDPHALECHVLLMKFAGIDGAIVDWYGIKGYYDYAVIHRNTGHLLEYLKKAGLKFAVCYEDQTVKHMIKGRVLKKSEDVAHGTEVMDWLHQNWFGDEAYLRVDGKPVILVFGPQHFRKEQWAQMTSGLAKCPLLYALSHLSQKAGADGAFGWPPVHGGREIVPAVWRQYLRKLYARGKQGESVIAPVFPKFHDIYQEAGLHESYGYLDDRDGKTFEETLEAAWQSNSRVIQIATWNDYGEGTIVEPTVTFGYRYLEAIQKRMKLQSEKPFPFDPDDLRLPVKLYKLRKQSTGDQETMENLNKASALMFSSECDAARTLLAKCELEAGEQGAAPDRYSATLQSGR
- a CDS encoding nitroreductase family protein; translation: MNIYEAINKRRSVRAYQDKPIPEDILTKILESARLAPSAKNRQQFKLIVVKDSQMRKELVEAANNQQFVGEAPIVIAAVGLAPDYKMRCDIPADPVDVAIAIDHVTLAAVEEGLGTCWIGSFYQDRVREVLGIPSSYKVVELLTLGYPSDSPKPKSRKSLEELICYEKFC
- the uvrC gene encoding excinuclease ABC subunit UvrC, whose protein sequence is MEIKKKIKTLPISNGVYIFKDKDDNELYVGKAENIRKRVKSHFQNSTFSGKEIVLTKKTVSIDYIITQTAVEALILECNLIKEYKPKYNIILKDDKNYPYIKIALSENFPAVYITRDLNDKGGKYFGPYTDAKSLRKTLLLLRRIFLFKTCKKTKINGKPCLNYHIARCVGPCTGKVSKEDYMEMIENVSMFLSGETQKLLSYLKNRMNEASASKEYEKSAKFRDQIESIHKMFSPQTISKLDGQNQDFIGYARACPPKFQWRAKNKALIVLFKVRNGKLSAQEKFNLIVVIDSKIEEAVLSFIEQYYSLSSLIPDEIFVSVILKEKNLLEKWLKKTKGKTVKISVPQRGDKKRLLKMANDNAQYKLLETVALKSKQVDLFLDLQKRLNLPSAPFRIEGIDISNIMGKNAVGSVVVFEKGSPKKNEWRKFRIKSIDTSDDYMMMGEVIERRYKRILTEKDKLPDLVLVDGGKGQVSIAKQVFNELGVENIPIIGIAKPVRNGFPFAAKRAGLYGPIGENKIHLSYSSKTIILNPRIESFRFLAHVRDEAHRFAHSYYQTLKKKEVQNSSS
- a CDS encoding polysaccharide biosynthesis C-terminal domain-containing protein, whose protein sequence is MFKLMGPALLAVGIVQINLLIDKIFASTLPAGGISALWYSNRLIQFPLALFGISIAQAVFPTLASHAVDKEIEKVKNTLFYSLKLIGLVIIPSSFALIVFGKPVINMLFQRGQFTFAATNSTYFALIFYTVGLASFAGARISASTFHALKDMRTPLNIGMVAVGVNIILNWVLIKSMQAGGLALATSLASILNFILLIYYLKKHLGQINISTIYPYIFKIIIASCVMSVFLFLGTNYFYSMDSNTLRKIFTVLSITIVSSAGYFIACYYLKVPEVMSLKESLLWKLRRR
- the mtnA gene encoding S-methyl-5-thioribose-1-phosphate isomerase, whose protein sequence is MPSTPIEWKNNKVKIIDQSLLPNKLNYIYIETCGEMFDAIKNLKIRGAPALGIAAAFGLYLGIKDFKTTSFKRFEKKLNEVIKRLSNCRPTARNLFWALEKLKDKVDQLKKYPIDSIKGALLEETLKIQMEDNKTCQLIGEKGANLIKDGDTILTHCNAGGLATSGYGTALAVIFKAKEQGKKIKVYVGETRPLLQGARLTCWELLQEKIDVTLICDNMAGEVMKEGKIKKVIVGADRIALNGDVANKIGTYSLAVLASFHNIPFYVAAPISTFDPKIRKGEDIPIEQREAGEIENFAGKRTAPKGVKVYNPAFDVVPNSLITCIITEKKLVYPSYRKNIKKVL